One stretch of Brettanomyces nanus chromosome 4, complete sequence DNA includes these proteins:
- the LYS12 gene encoding homoisocitrate dehydrogenase, whose product MFTAAAKCSLRRAYSTAVPKTLTIGLIPGDGIGKEVIPAGKQILQALPSQYGLNFKFLDLRAGFEEFQKSGVALPDETVEILKKSCDGALFGAVSSPTYKVKGYSSPIVALRKKMGLYANVRPVKWVEGVGIPVDMVIVRENTEDLYIKEERIYEKNGQKIAEAIKRISENASRKIGKMAFEIALNRQHVRELGGSSLHKSPSVTVIHKSNVLSVSDGLFRETVKKVYESDPARYGSIEYKEQIVDSMVYKMFREPAQFDVVVAPNLYGDILSDGAAALVGSLGVVSSANVGDDFVIGEPTHGSAPDIQGKGIANPVATIRSTAMMLEFMGYQEPAAKIFSAVDENLKENKVTTPDLGGKSSTQEVVEDIIRRF is encoded by the coding sequence ATGTTCACCGCTGCCGCTAAGTGCTCATTAAGAAGAGCCTACTCTACTGCTGTTCCAAAGACACTCACTATTGGCTTAATCCCAGGTGATGGTATTGGTAAGGAAGTCATTCCTGCCGGTAAACAGATTTTGCAAGCACTACCATCTCAGTATGGACTAAATTTCAAGTTCCTTGATTTGAGAGCTGGTTTTGAAGAGTTCCAAAAGAGCGGTGTTGCTCTTCCTGACGAAACTGttgagatcttgaaaaagtcATGTGATGGTGCTCTATTTGGTGCTGTTTCGTCACCTACCTATAAGGTTAAAGGctattcttctccaattgtGGCtcttagaaagaagatgggACTTTATGCCAATGTCAGACCTGTCAAATGGGTCGAAGGTGTGGGAATACCTGTTGATATGGTTATTGTCCGTGAGAATACCGAGGATTTGTACATCAAGGAGGAGAGAATCTACGAGAAGAACGGTCAGAAGATTGCGGAAGCTATCAAGAGAATTAGCGAAAATGCTTCCAGGAAGATAGGTAAAATGGCTTTTGAGATTGCCTTGAATAGACAGCATGTTAGAGAATTAGGAGGGAGCTCTTTACACAAATCTCCTTCTGTTACAGTGATTCATAAGTCTAACGTCTTGTCCGTTTCCGATGGATTATTCAGAGAGACTGTTAAGAAGGTGTATGAATCTGATCCTGCTCGTTATGGTTCAATTGAATACAAGGAACAAATTGTTGATTCTATGGTTTACAAGATGTTTAGAGAACCTGCTCAATTCGACGTTGTTGTCGCTCCAAACTTGTACGGTGACATTTTGTCTGACGGTGCGGCCGCCTTGGTTGGATCTTTGGGTGTTGTTTCTTCTGCTAATGTCGGTGATGACTTTGTAATTGGAGAGCCAACCCACGGCTCCGCTCCTGATATTCAGGGTAAAGGAATCGCTAATCCTGTGGCCACCATCAGATCCACTGCCATGATGCTTGAGTTTATGGGTTATCAAGAACCGGCTGCCAAGATTTtctctgctgttgatgaaaatttgaaagaaaacaagGTCACAACCCCTGATCTCGGTGGTAAGTCTTCTACACAAGAGGTTGTCGAAGATATTATTAGAAGATTTTAA
- a CDS encoding uncharacterized protein (EggNog:ENOG41) yields the protein MASSHSATIELPQNVSTHLPKARNTHLTHMRNLEDVKEGAFLTPPEFEHPGYDKSDMEAVHFEHRKCVKPMDYVTFYFMKCLRKSFDFCTGYVEPRDVQHQIEIANGPKRMTREKWMTRVVVLESVAGIPGSVAGFLRHLQSLRLFRRDNGFIETLLDEAYNERMHLLTFLKLANPGIFARGMLYVGQCLFASLFFLTYVVKPAMCHRFVGYLEEEAVRTYTRCLQDMKLGLSPELYKIPVPQLAKDYWHLGDKSTFYDLINYIRADEAKHREVNHTFANLKLRGPGADRNPFATDVPSDPRPQPHKSLKDNRGTGWERKDLLL from the coding sequence ATGGCTTCTTCCCACTCTGCTACTATAGAATTGCCCCAAAATGTTTCAACGCATCTGCCAAAAGCAAGAAACACTCATTTAACTCACATGAGGAATCTAGAGGATGTCAAGGAAGGAGCATTTCTTACTCCACCAGAATTTGAGCATCCGGGCTACGATAAAAGTGATATGGAGGCAGTTCACTTCGAGCACAGGAAATGTGTCAAGCCTATGGATTACGTGACATTCTATTTCATGAAATGTTTAAGAAAATCATTTGACTTCTGCACGGGTTATGTAGAACCTAGAGATGTTCAGCATCAAATAGAAATTGCCAATGGACCAAAGAGAATGACTAGAGAAAAATGGATGACGAGGGTTGTTGTTCTTGAAAGTGTTGCTGGTATTCCTGGTTCTGTTGCTGGTTTCTTGAGACATTTACAGTCTCTTCGACTGTTTAGAAGAGATAATGGTTTCATCGAAACATTGCTTGATGAGGCATACAACGAGAGAATGCATTTACTTACATTTCTTAAACTTGCAAACCCTGGGATTTTTGCTAGAGGTATGCTTTATGTTGGCCAGTGTTTATTTGCCAGCCTGTTCTTTTTAACTTATGTGGTTAAGCCTGCCATGTGCCATCGGTTTGTTGGATatttggaggaagaggctGTTCGAACTTATACCAGATGTCTTCAGGATATGAAACTAGGTTTGAGTCCGGAGCTATACAAAATTCCGGTTCCTCAGCTTGCCAAAGATTACTGGCATTTAGGTGATAAATCTACGTTCTATGACCTCATTAATTACATTAGGGCTGATGAGGCTAAACACAGAGAGGTGAACCACACGTTTGCCAATCTAAAATTGAGAGGTCCAGGTGCTGACAGAAATCCATTTGCCACGGATGTTCCTTCAGATCCAAGACCCCAGCCACATAAATCCCTAAAGGATAACCGTGGTACCGGTTGGGAACGCAAGGACTTGCTGCTTTAG
- a CDS encoding uncharacterized protein (EggNog:ENOG41): MVKHTFEWSPSATQPNEVFLAGSFDEWNSRYKLDRDDSSVPYKITMDLPCQKIYYKFIVDGTWLTSTGDKEEVDSSGINNNVVYPEEILSSDDDGVSEYTSISYPTSCDDTGAMQHKISSICDNLIQVNEEDLSSSVQITIKDDNSVITKNESHGPGISTPRLDRNKGSSAQQNSTTPITSASTRGFLSKLRTLFAT, encoded by the exons ATGGTGAAGCATACGTTTGAATG GTCACCATCAGCCACACAACCCAATGAAGTGTTTCTTGCTGGAAGCTTTGATGAATGGAATTCAAGATACAAATTGGACCGCGATGATAGTTCTGTCCCTTACAAAATCACGATGGACTTGCCATGTCAGAAAATCTATTACAAATTTATTGTCGATGGAACTTGGTTGACCTCTACGggtgataaagaagaagtagatTCTTCCGGAATAAACAACAATGTTGTCTATCCTGAAGAGATTCTAAGCAGTGACGATGATGGAGTGTCTGAATATACTTCCATTTCTTATCCAACAAGCTGTGATGATACTGGAGCTATGCAACACAAAATAAGCAGCATATGCGATAACTTGATTCAAGTTaacgaagaagatctctcatcttcagtACAGATAACTATCAAGGATGATAACTCCGTCATCACAAAGAATGAATCTCACGGTCCTGGAATTTCAACTCCAAGACTTGACAGGAATAAAGGATCATCTGCACAACAGAATTCGACTACACCTATCACGTCTGCTTCCACTCGGGGCTTTCTCTCCAAGTTGAGAACCCTTTTTGCCACCTAA
- a CDS encoding uncharacterized protein (EggNog:ENOG41) produces the protein MSTTLSEGMVSRESRKLTLRIPRLRAERVSSRSHSHLVRVERSGTKSASEVYLKIHITMNSLRQKDEQITNNITYGEHDLGSVGTVTNGEDKSGPEVSWESNKKQFYLILKMPQLKNLFERDSEGKEIETFDESSDRQLIERYAMYLIVGVNMLLQNTSLVKEIRWALQSLHNRLGMEVSSMPLSKLRLFVDRLQRYLIQLRKVIDEHDGDLQPNSLDTVRLAVTPSRTDPVAQELQEAPIHSVTSTLLSSPAKAAALPEPSATPTNIAISSSAAVKVEPPKPKKKRKPRRRKPKMPYQRYHFPIPVEDFTTFSSLAERTENDDDLLEESMVMSLLDPISGSRFVTPLRTRFCSHIECFDMSSFIVMHKLRPFKVGIRRERPLPNGKPNVAAIFRDTKRTPLNPSIHNQRTPEFEYRSRYKSNNDNGKYNNELEFFCCPICRLEFSIKVPGDVYVVGDLVDLLFYLEQAGKSEAERVEINNDGSWAAILDEEEVKEEDTKVVEIDLDAEPDEQGEAVVKKADNYGVSDNSDTEVVSSDFDDSWDEEFRELDKMLDSSVEPDNISSPAIMDQNRHVLSQSTQPFSSLPLPPPPVSAPPSLSADTGDIRGLLNQRSRLQLLERQGYISPRTFFPSRISPAERYRAYKEADSRFQGNGALRHYNSYGQRTQSQDSIEPVFFTGNGIEDDPFVID, from the coding sequence ATGAGCACAACTTTAAGTGAAGGGATGGTTTCTAGGGAGTCGAGAAAGCTTACTCTTCGAATACCGAGATTACGTGCGGAGCGAGTCAGCTCCCGATCGCATTCCCATCTGGTTAGAGTGGAGAGATCAGGAACAAAGAGTGCTTCAGAGGTATATTTGAAAATACATATTACGATGAACTCACTTCGGCAAAAAGATGAGCAAATAACAAACAATATTACATACGGTGAACACGATCTTGGTTCGGTTGGTACAGTGACCAACGGAGAAGATAAATCGGGGCCCGAAGTGTCATGGGAGTCTAACAAGAAGCAATTTTacttgatattgaagatgccCCAACTGAAGAAcctttttgaaagagattcGGAGGGGAAAGAAATCGAAACGTTTGACGAATCTTCTGATCGTCAACTGATAGAGAGATATGCTATGTATTTGATAGTTGGAGTGAATATGCTTTTACAGAATACGTCTCTTGTCAAAGAGATCAGATGGGCGCTGCAAAGTTTACATAATCGTCTTGGAATGGAGGTTTCCTCGATGCCTCTTTCGAAACTTCGATTGTTTGTCGACCGACTGCAAAGGTATTTGATCCAACTAAGAAAGGTCATAGATGAACATGATGGAGATTTACAACCAAATTCTTTGGATACCGTTCGCTTAGCGGTGACGCCTTCTAGAACAGATCCAGTAGCTCAAGAGTTGCAAGAGGCCCCGATACATTCGGTAACCTCAACACTATTATCATCTCCGGCAAAGGCTGCTGCACTTCCAGAGCCTTCAGCGACCCCAACTAATATAGCAATATCGTCATCCGCGGCGGTTAAAGTTGAGCCTCCAAAACctaagaagaagagaaagccaCGTCGCAGAAAACCCAAAATGCCTTATCAACGATACCACTTTCCTATTCCGGTGGAAGATTTTACTACTTTCAGCAGTCTTGCCGAGCGTACTGAGAATGACGACGACTTGCTAGAGGAATCGATGGTGATGTCACTATTAGATCCCATTTCGGGCAGCAGGTTTGTCACACCTCTGAGAACAAGGTTCTGTTCCCATATTGAGTGCTTCGATATGTCATCATTCATAGTCATGCACAAACTACGCCCTTTCAAGGTAGGTATTCGTAGAGAGCGTCCACTACCCAATGGAAAGCCTAATGTGGCTGCAATCTTTCGAGATACCAAGAGAACTCCCCTCAATCCCAGTATACACAATCAGCGGACGCCTGAATTTGAATACAGATCTCGCTACAAGAGTAACAATGATAACGGCAAGTACAACAACGAGTTGGAATTTTTCTGTTGTCCTATCTGCAGATTAGAGTTCAGTATCAAGGTTCCTGGTGATGTCTATGTAGTTGGAGACCTTGTAGATCTCCTGTTTTACCTCGAGCAGGCCGGGAAATCTGAAGCTGAAAGGGTCGAGATTAATAACGATGGATCGTGGGCTGCGATCctggatgaagaggaagtaaaagaggaagacaCTAAAGTTGTGGAGATAGATTTAGATGCGGAGCCCGATGAGCAAGGTGAAGCCGTCGTTAAAAAAGCTGATAATTATGGCGTGTCTGACAACTCTGATACCGAGGTTGTTTCTTCCGATTTTGATGACTCTTGGGATGAGGAATTTCGAGAATTGGATAAGATGCTGGATTCTTCTGTAGAGCCGGATAACATAAGCAGTCCTGCAATAATGGATCAAAACCGGCATGTGCTTTCACAGTCAACGCAACCTTTCTCTTCActgcctcttcctcctcctcctgtTTCGGCCCCTCCTTCGCTTTCCGCGGATACAGGAGACATCCGTGGACTTCTCAATCAGAGATCTAGATTACAATTGTTAGAGAGGCAGGGCTACATTTCACCGCGCactttctttccttcaaGAATCTCTCCTGCTGAAAGGTATCGTGCatataaagaagcagattcGCGCTTTCAAGGTAACGGTGCCTTGAGACATTACAATTCATATGGACAGAGAACACAATCTCAGGATAGTATCGAACCGGTGTTCTTTACAGGAAACGGTATAGAAGATGATCCGTTTGTTATAGATTAA